In one Dehalogenimonas formicexedens genomic region, the following are encoded:
- a CDS encoding DUF1295 domain-containing protein, with product MDTSEVIILSGAIILIYMSALFFVALRLKDNSIADIAWGPGFILVAVTTFLMTNDFALRQILVLSLVMIWGFRLAKRIYRRNRGKGEDPRYQKWREEWGSSFLIRSYLQIFILQGFFMWLISMPVVYIMVASTGSLGWLDFVGTAIWGTGFFFEATADKQLDCFLSDKSNRGKILDRGLWRYSRHPNYFGEVIQWWGIFIVALNLSGAWWTVIGPLTITGLILFVSGIPLLEKSMKQNPGFQDYAKRTSVFIPMLPKKPV from the coding sequence ATGGATACTTCTGAGGTCATAATCCTATCCGGGGCGATTATCCTTATTTACATGAGCGCATTATTTTTTGTCGCTCTTAGACTCAAGGATAATTCGATCGCAGATATCGCTTGGGGACCTGGCTTCATATTAGTCGCTGTCACTACCTTTTTAATGACTAACGATTTTGCTTTACGGCAAATTCTCGTCCTTAGCTTGGTGATGATCTGGGGTTTCAGGCTGGCGAAACGCATTTATCGCCGGAACCGTGGCAAGGGAGAAGATCCTCGATACCAAAAATGGCGCGAGGAATGGGGCTCAAGTTTTTTAATCAGAAGTTATTTGCAAATCTTCATTCTCCAGGGGTTTTTCATGTGGTTGATCTCAATGCCTGTGGTGTACATTATGGTCGCATCAACTGGCTCTCTGGGATGGCTTGACTTTGTAGGAACTGCTATCTGGGGAACAGGATTCTTTTTTGAAGCCACCGCAGATAAGCAGCTGGATTGCTTCTTATCCGATAAATCCAACAGGGGCAAAATTCTTGATCGAGGCTTGTGGCGTTATTCCCGTCACCCCAACTATTTTGGCGAGGTAATCCAATGGTGGGGCATTTTCATTGTTGCGCTTAATTTGTCAGGCGCCTGGTGGACTGTCATAGGTCCTTTGACGATCACGGGGTTAATACTATTTGTCTCAGGAATTCCCTTGCTTGAAAAGTCAATGAAGCAGAATCCCGGTTTTCAAGACTATGCCAAACGGACCAGCGTTTTTATCCCGATGCTCCCTAAAAAGCCTGTTTAA
- the heR gene encoding heliorhodopsin HeR, which yields MVIDPVTEGKIKRLRVLNVVVGLILAVQALAIAFLTNGFSLPVTSTFISGPPGTAPELRNLFDIPTGWGVFAFLFISAAALLIIASPPVFPWYKRNLLQSRNYGRWIEYFFSSSIMIVLISQLTGISDIAALMAIFGVNAAMILFGAVQEKYEKPGNGNLLPFWFGSFAGIIPWLAILVYVWAPGLNVSPPGFVYGIIISLFIFFNCFAVNMILQYKKIGPWRDYLFGERAYIILSLTAKALLAWQVFFPVLMPA from the coding sequence ATGGTAATCGATCCGGTGACAGAGGGCAAAATCAAACGATTGCGCGTCTTGAACGTCGTCGTGGGCCTTATCCTGGCAGTGCAGGCGTTAGCCATCGCGTTTTTAACCAATGGGTTCTCTTTACCCGTTACCTCCACCTTTATAAGCGGCCCGCCCGGAACCGCCCCGGAACTCAGGAACCTGTTTGATATTCCCACTGGCTGGGGCGTTTTTGCCTTCTTGTTCATTTCCGCTGCGGCTCTTTTGATCATTGCCTCGCCGCCAGTGTTCCCGTGGTATAAGCGCAACCTCCTCCAGAGCCGCAATTACGGCCGGTGGATCGAGTATTTTTTCAGCTCGTCGATCATGATCGTACTCATATCGCAACTCACCGGCATCAGTGACATCGCGGCGCTGATGGCGATATTCGGCGTAAACGCAGCCATGATACTTTTTGGCGCCGTTCAGGAAAAATACGAAAAACCGGGGAATGGGAACCTTCTACCATTTTGGTTCGGCAGTTTTGCCGGAATTATTCCCTGGCTTGCCATTTTGGTTTATGTCTGGGCACCAGGACTGAATGTCTCGCCCCCCGGTTTTGTCTACGGTATTATCATCTCGCTATTCATCTTCTTTAATTGTTTTGCCGTCAACATGATTTTGCAGTACAAAAAGATTGGACCCTGGAGGGATTACCTATTCGGCGAACGGGCCTATATCATCCTCAGTCTTACCGCGAAGGCACTGTTAGCCTGGCAAGTGTTCTTCCCGGTCCTGATGCCGGCATAA
- a CDS encoding DegV family protein translates to MKIVVDSGVDLNMTPETMSEMGIHQVPLSVTFKGKTYREGVDIDRVQFYSMLSENSEFPVTSQPSPGLIAETYKAIASKDPDILSIHMSSGLSGTYDAARVAAGLVPNAKITHFDTKTLSVASGWQAIAAARAVKVGQPIEQVLSIMKRIGDATDTLFTLKELRYLIHGGRISHIKGLMASLLNIKPIIGVEKVHGKYVQMGQARTFNNAIENLVSLVTGRYPAGTKLRAQIVYAQNPDGADMLKNALDKISKCDWMPKFTISLVLGAHTGPSVVGLAFAPDATLREVDLS, encoded by the coding sequence ATGAAGATTGTCGTGGATAGCGGAGTCGATTTGAACATGACCCCGGAAACCATGTCGGAGATGGGCATCCACCAGGTGCCCCTGAGTGTTACCTTTAAGGGAAAAACCTATAGAGAAGGAGTGGACATCGACCGCGTTCAGTTTTATTCGATGTTAAGTGAGAATTCCGAGTTTCCAGTGACCTCACAACCTTCCCCGGGATTAATTGCCGAGACATACAAAGCAATAGCCTCCAAAGATCCGGATATCCTCTCGATTCACATGTCATCCGGCCTCAGCGGCACCTATGATGCAGCCCGTGTCGCCGCCGGTTTGGTACCCAATGCTAAGATCACTCACTTCGATACCAAGACACTTTCCGTGGCCTCCGGCTGGCAGGCGATAGCGGCTGCCCGTGCTGTTAAGGTCGGGCAACCTATTGAACAGGTGTTATCGATTATGAAACGAATTGGTGACGCAACGGACACTCTATTTACGCTTAAGGAACTGCGCTATTTGATTCATGGCGGGCGTATCAGTCACATCAAGGGTCTGATGGCTTCACTCTTGAATATCAAACCGATAATTGGGGTTGAAAAAGTACATGGGAAATATGTCCAAATGGGTCAGGCCAGGACCTTTAACAACGCAATCGAGAATTTGGTGAGCCTGGTGACGGGCCGATACCCGGCCGGAACCAAACTTCGGGCCCAAATTGTATATGCTCAAAATCCGGATGGGGCTGACATGCTTAAAAACGCTCTGGACAAGATTTCTAAGTGTGACTGGATGCCGAAATTCACCATTTCATTGGTGCTTGGTGCCCATACAGGCCCCAGCGTAGTCGGTTTAGCCTTTGCCCCCGACGCAACCTTGCGGGAAGTTGATCTGAGTTGA
- a CDS encoding MFS transporter — MPKSTSHSKWLVLGILAIALFMINLDVTIVNIALPSIMNSLEASLVDAEWVVNIYILVFAVSLITMGRFGDIFGRKRLFIGGLILFTTASFACGLSQNIQMLVTSRALQAFGGAAMMPATLSILNVAFKDGGRGPAMGVWGAVSGAASAMGPIIGGLLVDKFSWGYIFLVNIPLGVIAIIAGWIIINESTDPAAIRHIDWPGVGSATAGMAGLTFALIEGQRFGWSSPVILGSFGVFVLGLMMFFFIERRSQFPLIQLQLFKNVNFAAGNVVSALLMFGLIGILFLLVLYFQIVLGFSAVKTGLVLLPMSAVVVFIAPMAGRMAERNGVRWILASGMLIISLAIFFMAHLSINTTWQSLIIPLIFAGVGMGLIMAPVNTVMMAAAKVEQSGAASGIMTTMRQVGSLLGIAVLGAVLQARLASGLISALTNTAGIPESIKTSIINAINDGSLSAGGMGVLNGSGVPETVQAAVGQMFISEFANALNAAMVVAAIFCFIGAVAALFIKNPGQFPKISNAGAGNVAEGPFLVETKGFIPGDPDYLKR; from the coding sequence ATGCCTAAATCCACCTCTCATAGCAAATGGTTGGTGCTGGGTATCCTGGCAATCGCGCTTTTCATGATCAACCTCGATGTCACCATCGTAAACATAGCTTTGCCGAGCATTATGAACAGCCTTGAAGCCTCTCTCGTAGATGCGGAATGGGTTGTCAATATTTACATTCTGGTTTTTGCCGTCAGCTTGATTACCATGGGACGCTTTGGTGACATTTTTGGGCGCAAGCGGCTGTTCATTGGTGGGCTGATACTTTTTACCACGGCTTCCTTTGCCTGTGGCCTATCCCAGAACATCCAGATGCTGGTAACCAGCCGAGCTCTTCAGGCTTTCGGTGGAGCCGCGATGATGCCCGCCACGCTTTCAATATTGAATGTAGCCTTCAAAGACGGAGGGCGGGGGCCGGCAATGGGGGTTTGGGGCGCGGTTTCCGGGGCTGCCAGCGCCATGGGGCCGATCATCGGCGGGCTTCTGGTCGATAAATTCTCCTGGGGCTACATCTTCCTTGTTAATATTCCGTTGGGGGTAATCGCCATAATCGCCGGCTGGATTATTATCAATGAGTCAACCGATCCTGCGGCAATCCGGCATATAGATTGGCCGGGAGTCGGAAGCGCCACAGCGGGCATGGCAGGTCTGACCTTCGCGCTGATAGAAGGCCAGCGCTTCGGCTGGAGTTCACCGGTTATCCTTGGTTCTTTCGGAGTTTTCGTGTTAGGGCTGATGATGTTTTTCTTTATCGAAAGGCGCAGTCAATTCCCACTCATCCAGCTGCAGCTGTTCAAGAACGTTAACTTCGCTGCTGGAAACGTCGTGAGCGCGCTTCTGATGTTCGGACTTATCGGAATTCTTTTCCTTTTGGTTCTTTACTTCCAGATTGTACTCGGGTTCAGCGCGGTGAAAACTGGCCTGGTCCTCCTGCCCATGTCGGCCGTCGTCGTATTCATTGCTCCAATGGCAGGCAGGATGGCGGAACGTAACGGCGTACGCTGGATACTGGCTTCCGGCATGTTGATCATATCGCTCGCCATCTTTTTTATGGCACACCTTTCCATCAATACGACTTGGCAGTCTTTGATTATACCTTTGATATTCGCGGGCGTGGGGATGGGGCTTATTATGGCTCCGGTGAACACGGTGATGATGGCGGCAGCTAAAGTTGAGCAGTCGGGGGCCGCGAGCGGAATTATGACGACCATGCGACAGGTCGGCAGCTTGCTCGGGATTGCAGTGCTGGGAGCAGTATTACAAGCACGACTTGCTAGCGGGCTGATTTCGGCGCTGACCAACACGGCCGGCATACCGGAATCAATAAAAACAAGCATCATCAATGCCATTAATGACGGAAGCCTGAGTGCCGGAGGGATGGGCGTGCTGAATGGAAGCGGCGTACCGGAAACGGTCCAGGCTGCCGTAGGCCAAATGTTTATCAGCGAGTTTGCCAACGCCTTGAACGCGGCGATGGTCGTAGCCGCGATCTTCTGTTTCATTGGAGCAGTGGCGGCCTTATTTATCAAAAACCCTGGCCAATTCCCGAAAATATCAAACGCCGGTGCCGGCAACGTCGCGGAAGGCCCATTTCTCGTTGAAACAAAAGGCTTTATACCAGGTGATCCAGATTACCTGAAAAGATAA
- a CDS encoding MarR family winged helix-turn-helix transcriptional regulator: MNDSIINQRDIADEIADSAYHALHLLHRDLVNLPGRKIVHHNLAILNLLALNGPLPASELAGRLSLTRPQMTQFIDRLESENAVSRSSDINDRRRISIKITDQGRSILAGYRRAVRDHIADKLNNLGAGRAEALVKALSQVIDITQELTRGGDADA; encoded by the coding sequence ATGAATGATTCAATAATAAATCAACGGGACATCGCCGATGAGATCGCCGATAGCGCCTATCACGCGTTGCATCTGCTGCATCGTGACCTGGTAAATCTGCCGGGCCGGAAAATTGTTCACCACAACCTGGCGATTTTGAATCTGCTCGCTTTGAACGGCCCACTTCCGGCTTCGGAACTTGCCGGAAGACTGTCATTGACCAGACCGCAGATGACCCAATTCATCGACAGGCTGGAGAGCGAAAACGCCGTTTCTCGAAGCAGTGATATCAATGACCGGAGGCGGATCAGTATCAAAATCACGGATCAAGGCCGGTCGATCCTGGCCGGATATCGCCGGGCTGTCCGGGACCACATCGCGGACAAGTTGAATAATCTGGGAGCGGGGCGGGCTGAGGCCCTCGTTAAAGCCCTGTCACAGGTAATCGATATAACACAGGAACTGACACGCGGAGGGGATGCCGATGCCTAA
- a CDS encoding ABC transporter ATP-binding protein, whose protein sequence is MKALNLVLSYARKYRFVLSVTIFAMLCLVAVQLAIPWTIKSLLSLFSGPAITPDTLGIIGRITLFVLGIYLARAGLEFLRSYYAHVAGWGVVADLRKHIYERMQRFSLRFFQDKQTGQLMSRVINDTDQFEDLIAHAIPDIFVSFVTLVGVCAVLAYINWQLALLALIPIPFIVILMRLYARYVRPAFRERQKELGNLNAILADNLSGIREIKAFTREDEENEKFGHQAERYRQLSLKAIGMMSAFQPVIAFFSSLGLVIVIYFGGHLAFNQSLSIPDLVAFVLYLDLLYQPVRTLSGSWEQIQRALAGADRVAELLEETPEPQQKQAAVSLNGKASGAIVFHKVCFEYKPGQPVLENINLEIPARKVIALVGPSGVGKSTLVSLIPRFYDPTDGTVTLDGKDIGDIDLQSLRKQMSVVLQDVFLFYGSIRENILFGRPDATEADLVAAARVANAHDFIMSMPEGYHTLIGERGLKLSGGQKQRISIARAVLRDAPVLILDEATSAVDTETELLIQQALERLIAGRTTIIIAHRLSTIRNADKIVVLDGKRIAETGNHDELMKKKGLYHKLYTIQNKLSESALLYQNEPDDHINVEII, encoded by the coding sequence GTGAAAGCTCTCAACCTCGTACTAAGCTACGCTCGTAAGTATCGATTCGTCCTCTCCGTCACCATCTTTGCTATGCTCTGTTTGGTGGCGGTTCAGCTTGCCATACCCTGGACGATCAAGAGCCTGCTGTCGTTGTTTTCAGGTCCCGCGATCACCCCCGACACACTGGGCATCATCGGCCGCATCACTTTGTTCGTATTGGGTATTTACCTGGCCCGAGCGGGTCTGGAGTTCTTGCGTTCCTACTATGCCCATGTGGCTGGATGGGGCGTCGTCGCCGACCTTCGAAAGCATATCTACGAGAGGATGCAACGTTTTTCGCTGCGGTTCTTCCAGGACAAGCAAACCGGCCAACTGATGTCCCGGGTAATCAACGATACAGACCAGTTCGAAGACCTTATCGCGCATGCCATTCCGGATATTTTCGTGAGTTTTGTGACGCTAGTGGGTGTTTGTGCCGTCCTCGCCTATATCAACTGGCAGCTCGCTTTGCTGGCTTTGATCCCGATTCCTTTCATCGTTATCCTGATGCGCCTTTACGCGCGGTACGTGAGACCCGCCTTCCGCGAACGCCAGAAAGAACTGGGAAATTTGAACGCCATCCTGGCGGACAACCTTTCCGGCATCAGGGAAATCAAGGCCTTCACCCGCGAGGACGAAGAAAACGAAAAGTTCGGCCACCAGGCGGAAAGATACCGGCAGTTGTCGCTCAAGGCAATCGGCATGATGTCCGCCTTCCAGCCTGTTATCGCCTTTTTCTCTTCGCTGGGACTGGTGATCGTTATCTATTTCGGCGGCCACCTGGCCTTTAACCAGAGTCTCTCCATCCCCGACCTGGTGGCTTTTGTGTTATATCTCGACCTGCTGTACCAGCCGGTGAGAACGCTCTCGGGTTCCTGGGAACAGATTCAACGGGCACTGGCGGGAGCCGACCGTGTGGCAGAATTGCTTGAAGAAACCCCCGAACCCCAACAAAAACAAGCGGCTGTTTCGCTAAATGGAAAGGCATCAGGCGCTATTGTTTTTCACAAGGTCTGTTTTGAATACAAACCCGGACAGCCAGTATTGGAAAACATCAACCTGGAAATCCCCGCCCGGAAAGTTATCGCCCTCGTCGGCCCCAGCGGCGTGGGGAAGTCCACTCTGGTCAGCCTCATCCCCCGGTTTTACGACCCCACGGATGGGACCGTGACCCTGGACGGGAAAGACATCGGCGATATTGACCTGCAGAGCCTTCGCAAACAAATGAGCGTTGTATTACAGGATGTCTTTCTCTTTTACGGCAGCATCCGCGAGAACATTCTTTTTGGTAGACCGGATGCAACCGAAGCCGACCTCGTAGCTGCGGCCAGGGTGGCCAACGCGCATGATTTCATCATGTCCATGCCGGAGGGGTATCATACACTCATCGGCGAGAGGGGATTGAAACTTTCTGGCGGTCAAAAACAAAGAATTTCAATTGCCAGGGCGGTGCTTCGGGACGCCCCGGTACTCATCCTCGACGAGGCGACCTCAGCAGTCGATACCGAAACCGAACTCCTGATCCAGCAAGCCCTGGAGCGACTTATCGCCGGTCGGACCACGATTATCATTGCTCACCGTCTTTCCACTATCAGAAATGCCGACAAGATCGTTGTCCTGGATGGGAAGCGGATTGCCGAAACCGGGAATCACGATGAACTGATGAAAAAGAAAGGCCTTTATCACAAGCTTTACACCATCCAGAATAAGTTAAGTGAAAGCGCCCTTCTGTATCAGAACGAACCCGATGATCACATTAACGTCGAAATCATCTAA
- a CDS encoding class I SAM-dependent methyltransferase, translating into MNRTSNRNISRVLRTRDEAISNYNSLSRWYDLLEGGFEKKILEAAIAILDPKPGETVLEIGSGTGNSLVLIAKCVGEHGKVYGLDLSPKMLERAQRKLIAQGLIERVSLLRGDATKLPRPSESVDGIFMSFTLELFDTPEIPVVLAECRRVLKPTGRICVAAMARDGSLMVKLYEWVHGTFPKYLDCRPIYFNDSLISAGFELTGSQTVRMWGLPVTISTAA; encoded by the coding sequence ATGAACCGCACGTCAAATAGAAATATCTCCAGGGTATTACGCACGAGAGATGAAGCGATTTCAAACTATAACAGCTTGAGCCGGTGGTATGACCTGCTCGAGGGTGGCTTCGAAAAGAAAATACTGGAGGCAGCCATAGCAATACTGGATCCCAAGCCGGGAGAAACCGTCCTCGAAATCGGCAGCGGAACCGGCAATTCTCTTGTATTAATCGCAAAGTGTGTCGGCGAACATGGCAAGGTTTACGGTCTGGACCTTTCACCGAAAATGCTCGAGCGGGCTCAGCGGAAACTTATCGCCCAAGGCTTGATCGAGCGGGTTTCACTCTTAAGGGGTGATGCGACAAAGTTGCCCCGCCCATCGGAATCGGTCGACGGCATCTTTATGAGTTTTACGCTCGAACTCTTCGACACCCCAGAAATACCTGTGGTACTGGCTGAATGCCGCAGGGTGCTAAAACCAACCGGAAGAATCTGTGTCGCGGCCATGGCCAGGGACGGAAGCCTGATGGTAAAACTCTATGAGTGGGTGCATGGCACTTTCCCAAAATACCTGGATTGCCGGCCGATTTACTTCAACGATTCTTTAATCTCCGCGGGATTTGAACTCACAGGATCTCAAACGGTTAGAATGTGGGGCTTGCCGGTAACGATATCAACGGCGGCTTGA
- a CDS encoding chloride channel protein produces MSVHIKKQLLGISTFIGRGYLRKWLVIAILIGIVAGVGSIIFYMAINWATWLFLEKGAGFIPPSPAGEGATVVSDIARRWMIPVVCTVGGLISGWIVFKFAPEAEGHGTDAAINAFHNKEGFIRRRIAPIKLLASAITIGSGGSAGREGPVALIGAGFGSTIADIFRLNSHDRRIALAVGIGAGIGAIFKAPLGGALISTEILYKRDFEFEALLPSFISSIVGYSIFASWHGWDPIFNINSTFAFNKPQELLGYAILGLVCGLFGILYGRSFYRIRDRFKAWNVPRWIKPAAGGLAVGVIGMFLPQILGMGYGWVQLAINNDTAALPLGIIIAVIFAKIVATGLSVGSGGSGGVFAPGLVIGGMVGGATWTLLRGAGGIVPADPGPFIVLGMMTLFGGIAKAPLAIMIMVSEMTGNYNLLIPSMVSVVIAYVVSEKSFIYEKQVNTRADSPAHRSEYGVPLLHKIRVVDTMTTRPLTMSSGLDLADLMAWMNAHKIEAVPVVDSGVLTGIITTRDIAKVHEDKWPQTLIRDVMTRKLILGHPDETLYSAFHKMTEHKISHLPIVERGEPEKLVGLLALSNVTSCYDSVLLK; encoded by the coding sequence ATGTCTGTTCACATAAAGAAACAACTGCTCGGGATTTCGACCTTCATCGGCCGCGGTTATCTTCGCAAATGGCTTGTCATCGCTATACTCATCGGAATCGTAGCCGGTGTCGGTTCGATTATTTTTTATATGGCCATCAACTGGGCCACCTGGTTGTTTCTCGAAAAAGGCGCCGGTTTTATTCCCCCTTCGCCCGCGGGCGAAGGCGCTACGGTGGTGAGCGATATCGCCCGGCGCTGGATGATACCTGTCGTTTGTACCGTTGGCGGCCTGATCAGCGGCTGGATTGTCTTCAAGTTCGCCCCTGAAGCAGAAGGACACGGCACTGATGCCGCCATTAACGCTTTCCACAACAAAGAAGGCTTTATCCGCCGGCGCATCGCGCCCATCAAATTGCTGGCATCCGCGATAACCATCGGCTCCGGGGGCAGCGCCGGCCGCGAAGGCCCGGTGGCTTTGATAGGCGCCGGGTTCGGCTCCACCATCGCCGATATTTTCAGGCTCAATTCCCATGACCGGCGTATCGCCCTGGCAGTCGGTATCGGCGCCGGCATCGGCGCCATCTTCAAAGCCCCTTTAGGGGGAGCCCTGATAAGCACAGAGATCTTGTATAAGCGGGACTTTGAGTTCGAGGCGTTGTTGCCCTCATTTATCTCATCCATCGTCGGTTACAGCATATTCGCCTCCTGGCACGGTTGGGATCCGATATTCAACATCAACTCCACCTTTGCTTTTAACAAGCCCCAGGAACTGCTCGGTTACGCCATCCTGGGACTGGTCTGCGGTCTGTTCGGCATACTTTATGGGCGATCCTTCTACAGAATAAGAGATCGGTTCAAGGCGTGGAACGTTCCGCGGTGGATCAAACCAGCGGCCGGCGGTTTGGCGGTAGGCGTTATCGGCATGTTTTTGCCCCAGATATTGGGCATGGGCTACGGCTGGGTCCAGTTGGCCATCAATAACGATACCGCCGCCCTGCCCCTGGGGATTATCATCGCGGTCATATTCGCAAAAATCGTCGCCACCGGACTTTCTGTCGGTTCCGGGGGAAGCGGCGGGGTGTTCGCGCCGGGGCTGGTGATAGGGGGAATGGTTGGAGGCGCTACCTGGACGCTTTTACGCGGCGCCGGAGGAATTGTCCCGGCTGACCCCGGACCCTTCATCGTCCTTGGCATGATGACGCTGTTCGGGGGTATCGCCAAGGCGCCGTTGGCGATCATGATCATGGTCAGTGAAATGACCGGGAACTATAATCTGCTGATCCCGAGCATGGTGTCGGTGGTCATCGCCTACGTGGTTAGCGAGAAAAGTTTCATCTATGAAAAACAGGTCAACACCAGGGCAGATTCGCCCGCCCACCGTTCCGAATACGGGGTGCCTCTGCTGCATAAAATACGCGTCGTTGACACCATGACCACGAGGCCGTTGACTATGTCATCCGGTCTTGACCTGGCGGATCTGATGGCATGGATGAATGCGCACAAGATCGAAGCCGTGCCCGTGGTGGACTCAGGCGTTCTTACCGGTATTATCACCACCAGGGACATTGCCAAGGTCCACGAGGACAAATGGCCTCAAACTCTTATCCGGGATGTGATGACCAGGAAGCTTATTCTAGGTCACCCTGACGAAACGCTTTATTCGGCCTTCCACAAAATGACCGAGCACAAAATCAGCCATCTACCGATCGTTGAACGGGGAGAACCCGAAAAGCTGGTTGGTCTGCTGGCTTTGAGCAACGTGACCTCGTGTTATGATTCGGTGCTGCTTAAGTAA
- a CDS encoding DegV family protein, with translation MAVKIITDSTSDIPKSVADALDIRVVPIYVRFGDKTYRDGVDIDPVELYRLLTTLDMHPATSQPNPEDFVAVYNECCCNSDGILSIHISSKISGTYNSACLAKKSLAKSCSIEVMDSKFNSAGLGLVVLAAARKAKCGGSLAEVIAETNKAIAEIKMLGMFKTMKYLARSGRVNKTIASAAHFLSVMPLLTFHSGEITRAGFVRTVTQGMKRIIDFVNNNMPVKELSIVHSEVPNDAARLKECISEFVPEEKIAISQMGAGLGVHGGPGVLLVGIRT, from the coding sequence ATGGCGGTAAAAATTATCACCGACAGTACCTCGGACATTCCTAAATCGGTAGCCGACGCATTGGACATCAGGGTTGTCCCAATCTACGTGCGGTTCGGCGACAAGACTTACCGCGATGGAGTAGATATCGACCCTGTTGAATTGTATCGCCTGCTGACCACTTTAGATATGCATCCGGCCACATCACAGCCGAATCCCGAAGATTTCGTTGCTGTCTACAACGAATGTTGTTGCAATTCGGATGGTATCCTATCCATCCATATTTCATCGAAGATCAGTGGAACCTATAACTCTGCGTGTTTGGCCAAAAAATCGTTGGCTAAAAGTTGTTCGATAGAGGTAATGGACTCCAAATTTAATTCTGCGGGTCTGGGGCTGGTCGTGCTTGCAGCCGCCCGTAAAGCTAAATGCGGCGGAAGCCTTGCAGAGGTAATCGCAGAAACCAATAAAGCCATAGCCGAAATCAAAATGCTGGGAATGTTCAAGACTATGAAATACCTCGCCAGAAGCGGGCGGGTTAATAAAACCATCGCCTCGGCGGCTCATTTCCTGAGCGTCATGCCGCTTCTAACTTTTCATTCCGGTGAAATTACCCGCGCCGGCTTCGTTCGTACTGTTACCCAGGGTATGAAGCGCATCATTGACTTCGTGAACAATAACATGCCAGTAAAAGAGCTAAGTATCGTTCACAGCGAAGTGCCCAACGATGCAGCCCGGCTGAAGGAGTGCATTAGTGAATTTGTTCCCGAAGAAAAGATAGCCATTTCACAAATGGGCGCTGGATTGGGTGTTCATGGTGGTCCGGGTGTTCTTCTGGTTGGCATTAGGACCTGA
- a CDS encoding YqhA family protein yields MKSILEKTKFLTLIGVVSTLVASASAFVWGLYKSGEIVISFLTASDADTAASVSLIEIMDIFLIAIVLLIFALGIYELFIGKLNLPEWLIIHNLHDLKVKLSSVVIMVMGIVFLKHLVQWQDPQGTLFFGLGVAVVATVLVAFGYFGSKTD; encoded by the coding sequence GTGAAATCGATTCTGGAAAAAACCAAGTTTTTAACCCTTATCGGTGTTGTATCGACACTTGTGGCCTCGGCGAGCGCGTTCGTTTGGGGACTGTACAAATCGGGAGAAATCGTCATCAGTTTCCTCACTGCTTCAGATGCCGATACCGCCGCGTCGGTATCCCTGATCGAGATAATGGATATATTCCTGATCGCAATTGTACTGCTGATCTTCGCCCTGGGCATTTACGAACTTTTCATCGGCAAGCTCAACCTGCCGGAATGGCTCATCATCCACAACCTGCATGACCTTAAGGTGAAATTGAGCAGCGTCGTTATTATGGTTATGGGCATCGTATTCTTGAAACACCTGGTACAATGGCAGGACCCCCAGGGCACACTCTTCTTTGGCCTTGGAGTCGCCGTTGTTGCCACCGTATTAGTCGCCTTTGGCTATTTCGGGAGTAAAACCGACTGA